One region of Culex pipiens pallens isolate TS chromosome 2, TS_CPP_V2, whole genome shotgun sequence genomic DNA includes:
- the LOC120412761 gene encoding 4-hydroxyphenylpyruvate dioxygenase, translating into MTTYTDKGPKPDGGKFLSFDHVTFYVGNAKQAASYYTTRMGFENLAYQGLETGSRKICKHVVRQNRIVFVFVSAYEPGNHEIGDHLVKHGDGVKDVAFAVEDLDVIVKRAKERGASVVRDVWEESDESGTVRMATVRTYGETQHTFVERKNYRGVFLPGFKAPLYEDVLAKVLPPTYLDFIDHVVGNQPDLQMESVAAWYEKVLMFHRFWSVDDSQIHTEYSALRSIVMSNYEETVKMPINEPAKGKKKSQIEEYVEYYGGAGVQHIALNTGNIIAAIENLRARGMHFLSVPDTYYDQLRERLSHSRCKIKEDMDTLQKLNILIDYDENGYLLQIFTKNMQDRPTLFLEVIQRHNHNGFGAGNFKALFEAIEADQEKRGNL; encoded by the exons ACCACCTACACCGACAAGGGCCCCAAGCCGGACGGCGGCAAGTTCCTGTCGTTTGACCACGTGACGTTCTACGTCGGCAATGCCAAGCAGGCGGCCAGCTACTACACCACCCGGATGGGCTTCGAAAACCTGGCGTACCAGGGACTGGAAACGGGCAGCCGAAAGATTTGCAAGCACGTGGTCCGCCAGAACCGGatcgtgtttgtttttgtttcggcTTACGAGCCCGGGAATCACGAGATCGGGGATCATCTGGTGAAGCACGGGGACGGAGTTAAGGACGTGGCGTTTGCCGTTGAAGATCTGGACGTGATCGTGAAGCGGGCCAAGGAGCGCGGAGCTTCGGTGGTGCGGGATGTTTGGGAGGAGAGTGACGAGTCTGGAACGGTGCGGATGGCCACGGTCAGGACGTACGGGGAGACCCAGCACACGTTTGTCGAGCGGAAGAACTACCGGGGAGTGTTTCTGCCCGGGTTCAAGGCTCCGCTGTACGAGGATGTCCTGGCGAAGGTGCTGCCTCCGACGTACTTGGACTTTATCGACCACGTGGTGGGCAATCAGCCGGATCTGCAGATGGAGTCGGTGGCCGCGTGGTACGAGAAGGTGCTGATGTTCCACCGGTTCTGGTCCGTGGACGACAGCCAGATCCACACGGAATATTCCGCGCTGCGTTCGATCGTGATGAGCAACTACGAGGAAACCGTCAAGATGCCCATCAACGAACCGGCCAAGGGCAAGAAAAAGTCCCAGATTGAGGAGTACGTGGAGTACTACGGGGGTGCCGGGGTTCAGCACATTGCCCTCAACACCGGTAACATCATCGCGGCCATCGAGAACCTGCGTGCTCGCGGAATGCACTTCCTGTCCGTTCCGGATACGTACTACGATCAGCTGCGCGAACGTCTCAGCCACAGCCGCTGCAAGATCAAGGAGGACATGGACACGCTGCAGAAGCTGAACATCTTGATCGATTACGACGAGAACGGTTATCTGCTGCAGATCTTCACCAAGAACATGCAGGACCGTCCGACGCTGTTTTTGGAAGTTATCCAGAGACATAACCACAAT GGTTTTGGCGCCGGAAACTTCAAGGCTCTATTCGAGGCCATCGAAGCGGACCAGGAAAAGCGAGGAAATCTGTAA